CAGTGAGGATATTGTGAGTAAAAATATTGATGCTATGGGGAAAAAAATAAATACAATAACAGTCCGTCCCGATTTTGATACAAGACATCCTTACGACAAGAATTTTGAAATTGATCCTCAACAGATATATTTTAATGTATTCAGCCACGAACAGGGCATACAGGCTTCCAACCGAAAATATCCGATGTTTTTGATAATAAATAGTGACTATTCTGTTGAAAAGCTATTTACAGATGCTAGTGAGGTTGTTAATTACATATTGGGATTATGATGGGGGGCATAGAATGAGAAAGTTTCCGCTTTACCTTTTAGTATTGTTTTTGGTGGTACAGTGGTGTTCTTTAAGAGTTTGGGCAGAAAGTGATAATAAAGTCACGTCAGTATACTTTTACAGCCCTACATGTGCCTCCTGCAGGAGTATGTCGGACTTCCTTGATAAATTCAGTGCAAGCCATAAAAACCTTGATTTAAGGAAGTATGATATATCTGATTTGAGATACAAAAGTCTTCTGGACAAGTATAGTGAAGCATACAATGTTTCCCCGGAAGATAAGGGAATTGTCCCTGTTGTTTTTATCCGGGACAAATATTTTACTGATGAGGAGTTCATCAGAGCTAATTTTGAAAAAGTGTTGAATACTCCCGGGGCTGAAACTCTGGAAATTAATAATGATTTGGCTCAAACCCCTGAAAAAGATATTAGAAGGTTTAAAGGCCTGGAAATAGTTTTACTTGTTCTAGTAGTTCTTCTGCTTATTAAGCTCAATTGGAAGCGGCAAGGGACAAATTGCCGCAGAGAATATAGTGATAAATAATAGGGAGTCTTTGAACATGAGCTATAATAGTAAAAAATCAGCTTTATTGGTAAGGAGGTATCAGAAAATGATAACAAAAACAAGATCTCAAATCCCAAAGGTTTTATTAATAACAATGCTGGTCTCGGTTTTTTCTTTAATTCTACTATTTCCAAAACATGCATTTGCTTCAACCCCGGATTGGAAGAGTGTACTTAAAAATTCAGACTCATGGTTTGGCAGTTCAGAGGGAATTGCACTAGCAGACAGTATAGTCAAGTACCAGCTTGCAGACGGAGGCTGGAGAAAGGACATGACAACAAGTACCAGCGGGTCATGGGGCAAATCTACCATAGATAATGATACAACTACTTCTCAAATAAAAGTTCTGGCGAAAACATACAATCAAACAAAAAACACTAAATATCTCACTTCGTGTCAAAAGGGCATTGACCTTTTACTGAACGGACAGTACTCAAATGGCGGCTGGCCACAGGTATTCAATGATGCCGGAACGTATCATGCACACATTACCTACAATGACAATGCCATGATTCATGTCATGAACTTATTGACCGATGTTTCAAAAAAGTCAGGGGATTACACCTTTATTGATTCAACCAGAGCTTCAAAAGCAGGCGGTGCTGTTCAAAAAGGTATTCAGTGTATATTAAATACACAAATTATTGTAAATGGTATAAAAACCGCGTGGTGTCAGCAGCATGATGAATTAACTCTGAAACCTACCAGTGGAAGGGCCTATGAATTGCCCTCTATTTGCACCAGTGAGAGTGTGGGCATAGTAAACTACTTAAAAGGAATCAGCAACCCCAGCACTGAGATAACAAACGCCATCAATTCTGCCGTTAACTGGTTTGCACAGGTTAAAATACTAGGGATTAAAGTAGTTGACACTGGAGATGACAGAATAGTTGTCAGCGATTCTCAAGCACCGCCTATATGGGCCCGCTTTTATGAAATGGGTACTAATAGGGCGATGTTCGTTGACCGTGACGGCTCCATTCATTATCAAATGTCAGAAATTAGTCAGGAAAGAAGAGATGGTTATGATTGGTATGGTGATTGGCCCAAAAACCTTGTTAAAGATACCGTTATACCCACACCTATTCCCGATGGTCAATATATAAAATCTTTGATAGTAAGCGACACGGATAATGCCGCAGACTGGTCTATTCAGACCAATTTACAGGTAGGAGATACAATATATGGAGACAGAACCTTCAAAGTTGTTCAAATTCCCCAAAGCCTTGCAGGTGCTGAATGGATAAGAACAGCATGCGATTCAAAACTATACACCTCAGATGAAGCCTCCTTTACTGCAAAATCGGATATAACTGTTTATGCGGCCCTAGACACAAGAGTTACCAGCATACCTGCCTGGTTTGGCAGCTGGACCAAAACCGACGAAACATTAAGTACAGATAATGCCGTTACATATAATATTTATAAAAAGGATTTTACTACCGGTTCAAGCGTGGTACTTGGAACTAACGGGGCATCCTCAAGTGTAGTGAATTACACCGTGATGGTAAAGCCTAAATCCATAATTCTCAAAGGTGACGTAAATGGAGATGGGGCAGTAGATGCTTTGGATTTTGCACTTGTAAAGAGGTACTTACTGAATGGAGTAACTGATGGAATGAATTTACAGGCAGCAGATATGAATAATGATAATTCCGTAAATGCAATCGATCTGGCACTCATTAGAGGTGATATTTTGTACTGATACTGATATATAAGGGAGGGACAACCTATGAAAAGGGAAAGATTTTTTCAGCTAGCTTTGATTTTTGTCTTTGTGTTTCAAACCATAGTTGGCTCATTTTTAATGTCTAAAGTGGGAGCGGTGTCCTATGATTTGATTGTAGCAAAGGACGGAAGCGGTAATTATACTACGGTACAGGCAGCTATAAACAGTGCACCTTCCAATAGCCAAACCAGAACAAAAATATACATTAAAAACGGAACATATAAAGAAAAAATAAATATTTCGTCGTCTAAAATAAATATTTCATTGATTGGACAAAGTAAGGCAGGCACGATTTTAACCTATAATGATGCAGCGAGTACAAAAACATCTTCGGGCGGAACATTAGGTACGACGGGAAGTGCCAGTGTTACCATTGCAGGTAATGGTTTTCAGGCGGAAAACATTACTTTTGAAAATTCATATGATGAAAAAGCTTATGGCAACAGTCAGGCTGTAGCTGTTCTTGCTAAAGCAGACAAAATGATATTTAAAGGCTGTTCATTCAAGGGTAATCAGGATACACTATATGCAAACGGAGATGCTCGCAGGCAATACTACTATAACTGCTATATTGAGGGAGATGTGGATTTCATTTTTGGATCTGCAAATGCGGTATTTGATAGTTGTGAAATTTTTTCTCTCAACAGAAGCGGAGGGTGTATAACGGCACCCAGCACCAAGGCAAATCAAAAGGGATATCTTATATACAAGTGCAAGCTGACAAGTAGCTCAAGTCCCAAAACTATTTATCTAGGAAGACCCTGGATTCCCAGTTCCGATACTGTTCAGACAACGCCAAAGGTATTATATAGGGAGTGTGAACTAGGCTCTCATATTACTGATACAGGTTGGACTGTCATGTCGGGCAATGATCCTGCAAATTTTGAAATGTGGGAATATAATAATACAGGCACAGGTGCGAATACATATAGAAAGCAGCTTCCGTCAGTGAAGGCAGCCGATTACACAATAGAGAAATTTCTTTCAGGGTCTGACGGTTGGAATCCGAATATAGATAGTAATACTCCTGTACCGATTCCTGACGGGCAATACATAAAGTCACTGGTTATAAACGATACCGTAAATGCCGTAAACTGGTCTGTTCAGTCAAATTTACAAGTCGGAGACATAATTTACGGTGATAGGACATATAAATTCACACAGGTTCCACAAAAGCTTCTGGGTTCAGAGTGGATAAAGACAGCATGTAATTCCAAAATTTATACATCTGACTTGGCGTCTTTTACTGCAAAATCGGATGTAACTGTTTATATTGGCCTGGACACCAGAGTAACAAGTATTCCCGGCTGGCTGAGCAGCTGGACTGATACGGGTGAATCATTAGTAAGTGATAATAGTTCAGTTGCGTACAACATATACAAAAAGGATTTCATGGCATATTCTCTTGTAACACTTGGCACCAACGGTGCATCCTCAAGTACTGTCAACTACGCGGTTATTGTTAAGTCAAATACGTATGATTTCCTTTTAGGTGATGCAAATGGTGATGGGGAGGTAAACTCTCTTGATTATGCCACTCTTAAGTCATATCTACTGGGAAAGATAAGTTTATCGCAGGAAGCCATGAAGACGGTAGATTTTAATAATGATAATACAATAGATGCTATTGATTTGGCTTTGTTCAGAATAAATCTTTTAGGCGGGCCTATATATAACATGCTGTAAGAAATTTAAATTCATAAACAAGCATTACAAAGAGCCGGGAAGTATAAAAACTTCCCGGCTCTTTGCATATATTTTAAAGTTCATAAGTGGTGCTAAATTCCGTTATATTCAATTATTTACATCGTAGTTTTTATTTGCTATATTATAATTTATATGCCTTAAATATATTTTTTTGTGACTTTTATATGAGACTTTTATAATACCTATTTTATTAATTTTTGTTAGGGGGATTTATTTGGAAAAGAAGCCCAAAGATGTATCGAATTTAGCCTCAATTAAGAATAATTTTTTCGCACTGAAAATAGCATGGAGTCTTACAAAAAGCAATGTAATCCATGTACTGCTGTTAAATATCTTAGGATATTTTGAGTGGGTATTTTTCAGCACGATTTTTATGAGGTACATAATCAACGCATTAGAAAAGAAAATGAGTTTTGAAAGTATTATGGTTTTTATACTAATATCCGGGGGAGCCTTTGCCTTAATTGGGCTATACAGAAGCTATGTAAACAATGTTACGTTTACTCTGAACAGTACCAAAATATATGAAGGACTGTATCTGAAACTGTATAAAAAGGCGAGAAACGTTGAACTTAGCTGTTTTGAGGATGCTGAATTCTATAATAAATATACCATGGCAATTGATGATGCAGCGGACAAAATAGCCATAGTTGTGAATAATGTGTGGGGCATATTAGTAGGAATAATTGCAACCGGGGTAGTATTTTTTTCAATGTATGACATAGACAAGGTGGCTGTGCTGTTTGTAATTTTCCCTATAATAGGGAACTTCGTTTTTGGTGGCTTTATGAATAAGCTTGAATTGAAAAGATACAAGGAAGGTATACCTAATGAGCGTGTTTTTCAATATGTAAACAGGGTTATGTATCTGGCTGAATATGCCAAGGAAATGCGTTTATCCAAGGTTTACCAATTAATAAAGGAAAAATATAATGAAGCTTTAAAAAGAATTGTCAGTATAGCAGGTAAATATGCACCTAAGTTAATAGTCATGGAGGTACTGAAAGTTGTATTTACATTTTCAATAATTTTTGAAGGTGTACTACTTTATGGTGCTTACAGGGCAATGGTTGTAAAAAGCATTTCCCTTTCTGAAATGGCAGTTCTTTCAAGTACAATGGTTTCTGCCACATGGATTTTAATCGGGTTGTTTAACAATATAGTAGAGGCTATGAAGAACGGACTGTTCGTCAATAACCTCCGTACCTTTATCGAATATAAGGAAGTGATTCCGGAAGACTGGGACGGAGATATGCCTGAGCCTATTATTTCATCTATTGAATTTCGTAATGTCAGTTTTTCTTATAAAGACGGCAAATATGCATTGAAAAATCTGAATTTTTGCATAACGGAAAACAGTGTAGCAGCTGTTGTGGGACATAACGGAGCAGGAAAATCAACTATTATAAAGCTGTTATTCCGCCTGTATGATCCTACCTGCGGAGAAATTCTTATAAATGGAAGAAACATAAAAGAATATAATCTTAGGGCATACCGTCAATTGTTTGCCGCAGCTTTTCAGGACTACAAGATACTTGCTCTCTCTGTAAAGGATAATGTGCTGATGGGGCATAAAGTTGAAAATGAGGATGAGGCTGTAATTGAAGCTTTGAAGAAGGCAGGTGTCTATGAAAAGGTTGAGACTCTGCCAAAAGGAATTAATACTATTCTAACCAAGGAATTTGATGAAGACGGAGCTGTTCTTTCAGGTGGACAATATCAGAAGATAGTGGTTGCCAGAGCATTTGTTCAAAATACTCCGATTAAAGTTTTTGACGAACCGTCATCAGCTCTGGATCCAATTGCAGAATACGAATTATATAAAAGTATAATGAAAGAAAGTAAAAACAAGACCATGATATTTATATCCCATCGCCTTTCATCCGTAAGAAATGCAGACAGAGTATTTATGTTTGAACGTGGCGAACTTATTGAACAGGGTACTCATGAGGAGTTGATGGAATTGAACGGTTCCTATGCGGATATGTATACAAAGCAAGCAATGAACTATCTGGCAGTGGATAAAATAGAAGAGGGGGTTGCACTATGAGTGATAAGGATATGAAACAGCCCTTCAAACAGGTTTGGAACAATAATATGTTCATACTGAAGATATGTTTTTCAGCTTCACCGTTGTATGTTCTTGCATTTATTTTTGATATACTAAGAAATCAAATTCTTATTTTTCTTGAACATACCTATGGTATCGGATATGTACTGGAGTCAGTTGAATTTGGACGGCCTTTTCATAAGGTTGCGGTATTCATAATAACTCTGTTTATATTGATAAGCTTGGGAATGATCTATGGTGCCTTTGTGAACCAACTTATATCAAAAAAGGGTTTGCCTAAGATGAAGCAGAAGCTAAAATTTATGCTTTACGAAAAGGCACAGGAGCTGGATTTGGAATGTTATGATAATCCTGAATACTATAATGAGTTTGTTCTGGCAGTCTCCGAAGCAGATAAGCAGGTGGACAGACTCATGGAATTTCTGAACAAGATTTTTACAGGGCTTACCGTTTTAATTACTACGGGAACGTATTTTCTGGTAAAAGACTGGTTTTCCATAATATTCGTCCTCATTTCCTTTATATTGTCCTTTATGCTTATGCAGGTTTTCAACAAAATAAATTTTAAAATACGTTTGAAAAAGAATCCTGAGGAACGGAAAAGAGCTTATGTTAATCGTGTTTTCTATCTGAATGATTATGCAAAGGAACTCAGGCTTAACCCGGATGTGTCCGACAAGCTCTTTGACAAGTTTAAAGAAGCAAATAAAGCTATATATAACATAGACAAAGCAAGTGCGAAAAAGAAATTTCTTATAAGCTTCGTTAGAGACTATATATCTAATGACTTTATAAGTGACGTGCTTTACATAACTTATCTGGTATATAAGGCCACTGTTCTAAATGCAATTTCATACAGCAGTGTTGTTATTTTATTTAACTCTTTCAGCAGGCTGAAACAGAGTCTCAGGACTATAACGGAAATCTACCCTTATGCCAGTGAAACAAGCTTATATATTGATAAAATCAGAAACTTCTTAAATTATGAGCCTAAAATTGTTAGCCGCAAAAAGCTTGCTGTGCCTGAGACACCAAAAACATTTGAACTTAATAATATATCTTTCGCGTATAAAGAGGGAGAAAAAAGAGTAATAAACAATATAAATATAACCATTAAGCCGTATGAAAAAATTGCACTTGTAGGTTACAACGGTGCTGGAAAAACAACTTTAATAAAGCTGCTTATGCGTTTATATGACTTACAGGAAGGTATGATATCTCTCAATGACATTAATATAAAGGATTACGATGTGGTTCAGTACCATGACTATGTGGGGACCGTTTTTCAGGACTATATGCTTTATGCAGCTACAGTCAAGGAAAATGTAATAATGGACAATGCAGATGGTGTCGCGGAAAAGCCTGTAATGACAGCACTGGAGCAAAGCGGCTTTGCACAAAGGCTTCAGAGCTTTAAGCATGGGCTTGATACTCCTCTTACTGCGGAATTTGAGGAGGACGGAGTGAATCTTTCAGGAGGTGAAGCACAAAAAATTGCAATATCAAGAGCCTTTTACAAAGATTCGAGTCTTATTATTCTTGATGAACCCTCTTCTGCACTTGACCCCATCGCAGAATATCAGCTGAACCAGTCAATGCTTGAGGCTGCAGCCAATAAAACCGTTGTTTTTATATCTCACAGGCTTTCAACTACAAGGCTGGCAGATAAAATATTCATGCTCGAAAACGGAAGGATTATTGAGGAGGGCAGCCATGAGGAGCTGCTCCAACTCAACGGAAAGTATGCAGAGATGTGGCGTGTACAAGCTGGACAATATATAGAGGTATAGTTACAAAAAAGGAGCTGTTGCAAATTTAATTTTTATATATCTTAATAGGTACGTAAGTATAAATTGTATCAATGGAAGCTTGGTTAAAGATATTTCAGATGTTTATTGGCGAAGACAGGATATTTTACCGGAAAACCTATCACGAAGTAGGTTTTAGCGAAACAATGAATCATGGACGATGAATGTGAGCGACGGTAAAATATCCTAAGATGAGCCACTATAAACTCTTGCAAATATCTTGGAAGCAATCATTGATATTTTTATACGGAAGTACCTGTGTTAAAACAGTTAAACTTTCTTTTTTACTTACTGCCTTTTAGACTTATGAGTTGTATAATTAATGCAATAGATGTATAATTATGGCAGTGACATTTGAATACAGTAAATATTACATTTCATCATTTTTCAATTCATTAATAATCCAAATGCAATCATCATATAAAAATTTTAATACCATTTGTCATATTTCATTAAAAAGTAAAAATGATGCTCAGGGTATGAGAAAACAGCTTATGCCCCGAACATACACACCTCGAAAACTTTTAGTGATTCGGGGAATTTAATAATTTTAAGGAGGTTAAAAAATGAAAAAGGTAAGTGTACTGGTTGTGCTTGCTGTTTTACTGGTGAGCATTATTCCATCTGCGGTTTCAGCTGAGGAAAACAACTTTAACTATGTTGATGCATTTGCCAAGTCAATTCTTTTCTATGAGGCAAATTGGTGTGGTCCTGATGCAGGAAACAACAGGATTAAATGGCGCGGCCCTTGCCATTGTGATGACGGAAAGGATGTAGGACTGGACTTGACGGGAGGGTTTCATGACTGCGGAGACCATGTAAAGTTCGGGTTACCGCAATGTGCTTCTGCTTCAACCCTTGCATGGGCTTACTATGAGTTCGAGGATGTTTTTATTGACAAGGGACAGGATGGCTATATGCTTAATATTTTAAAGCATTTTTGCGATTACTTTATGAAATGCTTCCCGAACAAGACTACGTTTTACTATCAGGTAGGCGACGGTGATGTAGATCACCAATATTGGGGGCCGCCTGAGCTTCAGACATATGACAGGCCAGCCTATTATGTTGCAACACCATCAAATCCCGGTTCTGATGTAGCAGGTGATGCGGCTGCTGCACTGGCACTTATGTATCTGAACTATAAGGATATAGATTCAACTTATGCAGAAAAATGTCTTACTTATGCAAAAGACCTTTATGACTTCGGTATGACCTATAGAGGAAACAGTAAAGGTCAAAGCTATTATCTGCCTAGAACTTATCTGGATGAACTTATGTGGGGATCAATCTGGCTTTATGTTGCTACAAATGATAATAAATATATGGATAATGTAGAAAAGCTAATGGTTGAGAAAGGGATAACCGGAGGCAACTCCTTTAATGACAATTGGACCCAGTGCTGGGATTATGTATTAACAGGAGTGTTTACAAAGCTTGCAACACTTTCGACTAATCCTTTATACAAATCAATAGCCGATGACCATATTGATTACTGGCAGAATAGATTAAAAACTACTCCTGCAGGATTGAAATACCTTGATAGCTGGGGTGTTTGCAAATACCCTGCAGCAGAGAGTATGGTTCAGCTTGTTTATTATAAATATTTTGGTAATGAGAAGTGTCTGGACTTTGCAAAGGGACAAATAGATTACATTCTTGGAGACAATCCCAACAATATGTCTTATGTAGTTGGTTTCGGAGATAATTATCCCAAATACCCTCATCATCGTGCCGCAAGCGGAGTTTTGGAAGGCCCGCCTGCAGATGAAAAGAAGGAATTGCCGGAAAGGCATATTCTATACGGTGCTCTTGTAGGGGGAGCAGACATGAATGATGAATATCATGACAATGTTAATGAGTATGTTTATTCAGAAACCGGATTGGACTATAATGCAGGCTTAGTAGGAGCAATGGCGGGTATGTCAAAATACTTCGGTAAAGACCAGTTGCCTGAACCTACTCCGGGTATTGAGGGTGAGCCGACCCAATACTATTCGGAAGCTAAACTATACAAATCAAATACAGAGGGTGTTACCGTTGACCTTAATTTGTATAATATTGTTACGGCACCTCCTCAATATGAAAAAGACTTATCCTGTAAGTTCTTCGTAGACTTATCAGAATTTGCTGCTGAAGGAATTAATCCATCTAAGTTTACAACTAAGGTATATTATTCTCCGGCCGATGCACAAATATCTGGAATTCAGCCATATGATAAGGAGAAAAATATCTATTACGTAGAAATTACTTTCCCAAATAGTCAGTTGTATGCAAGAACTTATGTTCAATTCTGTATTTACAATTACGAAAGTAAACTATGGGATTCCAAAAATGACCTTTCTACCGCAGGTTTAACCGATGAATATGCGAAAATAGAAAATATTCCAATATACAAAAATGGCGTTAAAGTTTACGGGAATGACCCTGCGGGAAGTACAACAATTTTGTATGGAGATTTAAATAACGATAAAGAAATAAATGCAATTGATTTTGCATTATTAAAAAAATACCTGCTGAATGGAGATGCAGAGGGTATAATTCTTAATAATGCCGACATTAATAAGGATGGAGCTGTAAATGCTCTGGATTTTGCAAACTTAAAACTGTACTTACTTGGTAAATAAAAACAATTGGACTAAATGCCAAAGAGCCGTATCTTAAGTAATTATAAATTACTTAAGTGCGGTTCTTTTTCTTTACTTGTTAAATATTTTGGGGATATGTTACTATAACGGTAAAGAATTTTGATTGACTTTATATTAAGTTTATGTAAACAATATTTATATATTAAATACAAATATAAAATTCAAATAGAGAGGAAGTATAAAAATAAAATGGTCAAGCTAAAGATGAGAAACAGTATTTTCAGCCGTTTGGTAATAACCTTTATGATAATAATAATTCCTCTTTATAGTTTAGGTATTTATATATACGGTAGTAGCTTACGTACCGTAAAAAGCGAAATATCAAAATCAACTGTTGCCCAGGCATCATTTTATCTGGAAAGTCTTGAAAAAGAGATAGAGAGGATAAAAATACTCCAATATGATTGCTTGAATGATGAACAATTGAACAAGCTTGCCATAAGATGGGAAATCATGAGTGAATATGAAATATCCCAAACACTGCTCCAGCTAAAGCAAAGACTTGTTGCTATAAAAAGCAGTAGTATCTATGTAAACGATGTAAATGTGCACATTCTCCCAATTTCAAAGACAGTTTCTTCAAACAGCGGAGTAGATGATATTCACATTAATGAATACAATGGAATATATGTTCCGGCAGGATTAAAGGGAGCACAAATTATTAACTATAACGGTCAGTTATATCTGAGTACTTTTAAAAAATACAGCGGAGCAACCAAGCCTTTATTTACTATTAATATAGAATTGAACCAGAATGCATTAAAGCAAGCCCTTGAACAATTCAATACCTATGCGGGAAGCGGTTCGATACTGATAACACCTACAAATATTATTGCGAATAAGTCGCAAGAGGATAATTCTCAATTAATTCAGAGTATTTTATTGAGTATGAAAGAACGGGATCGTGATGGGACTGTATTTACAAAAATTGGAAATAAACAGTATTATGTAGTTCACTCAAATTCCTCATATTTAAATATGTTACTATTAAGATATTTTCCTCAGGAATTTATACTAAAGCCTCTAGAAAATTTTAAAACCTGGGCGTGGGTATTTTCAATTGCTGCTATTTTAATAATAATCATATACTCATTTTCAACTTATAAGTTTATGCATCAGCCATTGAATGAGCTGGTAAAGTCCTTCCGTAAAATTGAAAATGGTGATTTAAAGGTGTTCATAAGCCATGATTCGAATAATGAATTCGGATACCTGTACAAATGTTTTAATGATATGGTTAAAAATCTTAATATGCTGATAGATCAGGTATATAATCAAAAAATATTAATGCAGAAAGCCGAATTGAAGCATTTGCAGTCTCAAATCAATCCTCACTTTCTGTATAACAGTTTTTTTATGATTAATACCATGGCTAGGATAGGTGATGAGAATTTAGTACCGTTTACAAAACACCT
This genomic stretch from Ruminiclostridium cellulolyticum H10 harbors:
- a CDS encoding sensor histidine kinase, with amino-acid sequence MVKLKMRNSIFSRLVITFMIIIIPLYSLGIYIYGSSLRTVKSEISKSTVAQASFYLESLEKEIERIKILQYDCLNDEQLNKLAIRWEIMSEYEISQTLLQLKQRLVAIKSSSIYVNDVNVHILPISKTVSSNSGVDDIHINEYNGIYVPAGLKGAQIINYNGQLYLSTFKKYSGATKPLFTINIELNQNALKQALEQFNTYAGSGSILITPTNIIANKSQEDNSQLIQSILLSMKERDRDGTVFTKIGNKQYYVVHSNSSYLNMLLLRYFPQEFILKPLENFKTWAWVFSIAAILIIIIYSFSTYKFMHQPLNELVKSFRKIENGDLKVFISHDSNNEFGYLYKCFNDMVKNLNMLIDQVYNQKILMQKAELKHLQSQINPHFLYNSFFMINTMARIGDENLVPFTKHLGEYFRFVTRNSMDNLSLEEEINHAKVYTEIQLMRFSKRIQIHFGECPNMYKDLKVPRLILQPIIENAFEHGLEKKKNGGLLLVNFEGNERELRIVVEDNGFDITDSELEKLQNSLEDNGLEIETTGTLNIHRRIRLVFGEESGLIISRSVIGGLKAVLKIVLQKE